A single region of the Mus caroli chromosome 16, CAROLI_EIJ_v1.1, whole genome shotgun sequence genome encodes:
- the Nfkbiz gene encoding NF-kappa-B inhibitor zeta isoform X3, producing MGVGRQQRGPFQGVRVKNSVKELLLHIRSNKQKASGQPVDEFKTQSVNIEQLTDLKSAVSAVGKRKGPDSLSDGPVCKRPSLLPSHFVTSPQTPTPGESMEDVRHSESKLDSSAALLQNIINIKNECNPVSLNTVQVSWMSPTVPQNSPRDQCQDFHGGQAFSPPQKYQPFQVSGSPQMMDQASMYQYSPQTQNMQQLQQQPPLPPQQQHQHQQNYPHHPPLQFSPYSRMSQSPKYDSNLFDAQEPQFCTGQSFVSLLTGQGEPESLAVPVPAPISFPPQTETQLQTFSLMPSNACEAVVGVHDAGSHSLGTSLSLQNIMGSQMNTTQLGKSFFQWQVEQEESKLANIPQDQFLARDGDGDTFLHIAVAQGRRALSYVLARKMNALHMLDIKEHNGQSAFQVAVAANQHLIVQDLVNLGAQVNTTDCWGRTPLHVCAEKGHSQVLQAIQKGAVRSNQFVDLEATNYDGLTPLHCAVVAHNAVVHELQRNRQSHSPEVQDLLLRNKSLVDTIKCLIQMGAAVEAKDRKSGRTALHLAAEEANLELIRLFLELPSCLSFVNAKAYNGNTALHVAASLQYRVTQLDAVRLLMRKGADPSTRNLENEQPVHLVPDGPVGEQIRRILKGKSIQQRAPPY from the exons ATGGGGGTTGGCAGGCAGCAGAGAGGCCCCTTTCAAGGTGTTCGGGTGAAGAACTCAGTGAAGGAGCTCCTGCTACACATCCGAAGTAACAAACAGAAGGCTTCCGGCCAACCCGTGGATGAGTTTAAG ACACAGAGTGTGAACATTGAGCAGCTGACAG ACCTGAAGAGTGCAGTGTCTGCAGTGGGGAAAAGAAAGGGACCCGATTCTCTGTCCGATGGACCGGTTTGCAAGAGGCCATCTCTGTTGCCTTCTCACTTCGTG aCATCACCGCAAACACCTACACCTGGGGAGAGCATGGAAGATGTTCGCCACAGCGAATCCAAGCTGGATAGCAGTGCTGCCCTGCTTCAGAATATTATAAACATCAAGAATGAGTGCAACCCAGTTTCACTAAACACTGTTCAGGTTAGCTGGATGAGCCCCACGGTTCCCCAGAACTCCCCAAGAGACCAGTGCCAGGATTTCCATGGAGGCCAGGCCTTCTCTCCACCTCAGAAATACCAACCGTTCCAAGTCAGTGGCTCACCACAGATGATGGACCAGGCGTCAATGTACCAGTATTCGCCACAAACACAGAAcatgcagcagctgcagcagcagccgCCGCTGCCACCACAGCAGCAACATCAACATCAACAGAATTATCCCCACCACCCACCTCTGCAGTTCAGTCCTTATTCCAGAATGTCCCAGTCTCCCAAGTATGATTCCAACCTCTTTGATGCTCAAGAGCCACAGTTCTGCACGGGCCAAAGTTTTGTGTCTTTACTGACTGGCCAAGGGGAACCTGAGTCTCTTGCTGTTCCCGTTCCGGCTCCCATCAGCTTTCCACCCCAAACTGAGACTCAGCTGCAGACCTTCAGCCTGATGCCAAGCAATGCCTGTGAGGCCGTCGTTGGGGTGCATGATGCGGGCTCCCACTCTTTGGGCACGTCCCTGTCACTCCAGAACATCATGGGAAGCCAGATGAACACCACCCAGCTAGGGAAGTCATTTTTTCAGTGGCAGGTAGAGCAGGAAGAAAGCAAATTGGCAAATATTCCCCAGGACCAGTTCCTCGCTAGGGATGGAGATGGTGACAC GTTTCTCCATATTGCTGTTGCCCAAGGGAGGCGAGCGCTCTCCTATGTCCTTGCAAGAAAGATGAATGCTCTTCACATGCTGGACATTAAGGAGCACAATGGACAG AGTGCCTTTCAAGTGGCGGTAGCTGCCAATCAGCACCTCATTGTGCAAGATCTGGTGAACCTTGGTGCCCAGGTGAACACCACGGATTGCTGGGGAAGGACACCTCTGCATGTCTGTGCGGAGAAGGgccactcccaggtgctccag GCCATCCAGAAGGGAGCTGTGAGGAGCAATCAGTTTGTGGATCTTGAGGCAACGAACTATGATG GCCTGACTCCCCTCCATTGCGCGGTCGTGGCTCACAATGCTGTGGTGCACGAACTGCAGAGGAATCGGCAGTCTCATTCACCCGAAGTGCAGGACCTCTTACTAAGGAATAAGAGCCTGGTGGACACCATTAAGTGTCTGATTCAGATGGGAGCCGCAGTGGAGGCAAAG GATCGTAAGAGTGGCCGCACAGCCCTGCATTTGGCGGCGGAAGAAGCAAATCTGGAACTCATTCGCCTCTTTTTGGAGTTGCCCAGTTGCCTGTCTTTCGTGAATGCCAAG GCGTACAATGGAAACACCGCCCTCCATGTTGCTGCCAGCCTGCAGTATCGGGTGACACAGTTGGACGCAGTCCGTCTGTTGATGAGGAAGGGAGCCGACCCCAGTACTCGGAACTTGGAGAATGAACAGCCCGTGCATTTGGTCCCCGATGGCCCCGTGGGAGAACAG ATCCGACGTATCCTGAAGGGGAAGTCCATTCAGCAGCGAGCACCACCATACTAG